From the Verrucomicrobiia bacterium genome, the window GTGGGAGGGTGCCGTCGAGTGTCCGCACTGCGGCTCGAAGACGCTGACAAAGAAGCTTTCCGTCTTCGCCGCGCAGGGCACCGGCCCTGCCACCGGCTCATCGTCCGCCCAGCAACCCTGTGTCCGCCCCGGCGGCTGCGGTTGCGTCGGCCCCCGACACCATCATTGATGTTTGGCCGGCGC encodes:
- a CDS encoding zinc ribbon domain-containing protein, encoding MPLYEFSCSKCEKDFESLVRSVKWEGAVECPHCGSKTLTKKLSVFAAQGTGPATGSSSAQQPCVRPGGCGCVGPRHHH